In the Nicotiana tabacum cultivar K326 chromosome 16, ASM71507v2, whole genome shotgun sequence genome, one interval contains:
- the LOC107795156 gene encoding uncharacterized protein LOC107795156 gives MVGTSINSHKLPLNKSTNIKFLSSYGGKILPRHPDGKLRYYGGYTRVLSVHRSISFAELMVKLREMCGAMSTLRCQLPTEDLDALVSITSDEDLVNLIEEYDRAAAASPSSSLKIRAFLSPPKSTKKVVSSPSSTASSSSTTTNTTSSNCDANSPKSFCTTAAASPPTTVTSSWYRGQVNYNEMCVRQTMAKPQMVVPLCYQKAAGKLPQHTYHGLGNTSSHIYLIHHGNHRQ, from the exons ATGGTTGGAACTTCCATCAACTCTCATAAACTACCCCTTAATAAGTCCACCAATATCAAATTCCTCTCCAGCTATGGTGGCAAGATTCTTCCCCGTCATCCTGACGGCAAACTCCGTTATTATGGCGGCTATACCCGTGTCCTTTCCGTTCATCGTTCCATTTCTTTTGCTG AGCTGATGGTGAAGCTAAGGGAGATGTGTGGAGCAATGAGTACTTTAAGGTGTCAATTGCCAACAGAAGATTTGGATGCACTTGTGTCAATCACCTCTGATGAAGATCTCGTCAATCTCATTGAAGAATATGATCGTGCTGCGGCTGCATCACCATCGTCCTCCCTCAAGATCAGAGCTTTTCTTTCACCACCCAAATCCACAAAAAAAGTTGTCTCTTCTCCTTCTTCCACTGCTTCTTCATCATCTACAACCACCAACACTACTTCTAGTAATTGTGATGCGAACTCGCCTAAGTCATTTTGTACCACAGCTGCAGCTAGTCCTCCAACTACTGTAACTTCATCATGGTATCGTGGTCAAGTTAATTATAATGAGATGTGTGTCCGTCAGACGATGGCAAAGCCGCAGATGGTTGTTCCTCTCTGTTATCAGAAAGCTGCAGGAAAGCTCCCTCAGCATACCTACCATGGTCTTGGGAATACTAGTAGCCATATTTATCTGATTCACCATGGCAACCATCGGCAATAA